One genomic window of Leptospira saintgironsiae includes the following:
- a CDS encoding sensor histidine kinase, with protein MRFGKTTFFALLISSFLFHCGLIGSGSEHSSAKNGTLDLSKHSFEDGKIIPLDGEWEFYWEEFISPGDFSDPKFKSKKKFITVPSVWTDSFSKDLKSAGHGYATYRLKLKLRERKQSLALRIPDLGTSYILYANGKKVANVGTLGKSELETRAKYELKISLIPDSENLELVFHVSNFQNRWGGVWNSIQLGELENVLKNVQKQRDLEWALVLIAATMSFYNIFFYFFRRNESAHILFAFHCFLIMIRSLTNGDSRLAYEFLQGISWELPNRLEYISVYASGPTLYAFLYRYCKTDFWRRFGQYICIPYYLAVFVVLFFPNAYYTLTLLPIALYMPLVTMPIWFILLATGLKRKIEGGLILFAGYVVISLCTLNDIMLFLGLWKGIYLIQYGEVALILGYSVLISKIFSEAFRRSDTLGTKMKSLVFSTREIMQSSSYDKAADTALKMLHEKGKEQTVYVYLEEPNSSVWKRYSISSLGDLEIVEVYKYDVQDLLGLDPSSLTEPMIQNNRLIVSIQDDQPYKLIFDLPFEGYSDDSQVDWVRGIADALAFSVRNIARQDREKLAIIGELSAEIVHDLGHPIAMIRQNLKNIGSQKGKSKTNLLFQAEKEVDALTNLTLDILDFSKNRIILDLQNVDIKKYFKEIFEDLGTFFQSTKMKLVSKINAKGSIRLDPLRIRRLIFNLAKNAAEATDERGTFSIWIEKEENVVYLIFEDNGEGFSKDMEKYIFDSGFGSKKPYGTGLGLSIIRKIVSAHGGEILVSSEEGKGTRFTILLRS; from the coding sequence GTGAGATTCGGAAAAACAACCTTCTTTGCCCTCCTAATCTCTTCTTTTCTTTTTCACTGCGGTCTTATCGGATCGGGTTCTGAACATTCTTCTGCTAAGAATGGAACTCTGGATTTAAGCAAACATTCTTTCGAAGACGGTAAGATCATTCCTTTAGATGGAGAATGGGAATTTTATTGGGAAGAATTTATTTCTCCAGGCGATTTCTCCGATCCAAAATTCAAATCCAAAAAAAAATTCATAACCGTTCCTTCCGTTTGGACTGATAGTTTTTCTAAAGATCTTAAATCTGCAGGTCATGGTTACGCTACCTATCGACTTAAGTTAAAATTAAGAGAAAGAAAACAGTCTTTGGCTCTCAGAATTCCAGATCTCGGAACTTCTTATATACTTTATGCAAACGGTAAGAAGGTCGCAAATGTTGGAACTCTAGGAAAATCCGAATTGGAAACCAGAGCAAAGTATGAGTTAAAAATTTCTTTAATTCCTGATTCAGAAAATCTGGAGTTAGTATTTCATGTTTCCAATTTTCAAAACAGATGGGGAGGAGTTTGGAATTCTATTCAGTTAGGGGAATTGGAAAATGTTTTAAAGAATGTTCAAAAACAAAGGGACTTAGAGTGGGCCTTGGTACTCATCGCGGCCACAATGTCTTTTTATAATATATTCTTTTATTTTTTCAGAAGGAACGAATCGGCTCATATATTATTCGCATTTCATTGTTTTCTGATCATGATTCGTTCTTTAACAAACGGAGATTCCAGGCTTGCTTACGAATTTTTACAGGGAATTTCTTGGGAACTTCCGAATCGTTTGGAGTATATTAGTGTATATGCTTCCGGTCCTACACTATATGCGTTCTTGTATAGGTACTGTAAGACCGATTTTTGGAGAAGATTTGGCCAATATATCTGTATTCCATACTATTTAGCAGTCTTTGTCGTATTATTTTTTCCGAATGCATATTATACACTTACACTTCTTCCAATCGCATTATATATGCCTTTGGTCACAATGCCCATATGGTTCATCTTACTTGCAACAGGTTTGAAAAGAAAGATAGAGGGTGGACTCATTCTATTTGCGGGCTATGTAGTGATTAGCCTATGCACTTTGAATGATATTATGCTCTTCCTTGGGCTCTGGAAAGGCATTTACCTCATCCAATATGGAGAAGTTGCACTGATACTTGGATATTCCGTCTTAATCTCTAAAATTTTCTCAGAAGCATTCCGACGTTCGGATACGCTTGGAACTAAAATGAAATCTTTGGTATTTTCTACTAGAGAGATTATGCAATCTTCTTCTTATGATAAGGCTGCAGACACAGCATTAAAGATGCTTCATGAAAAAGGAAAAGAACAAACAGTTTATGTATATTTAGAAGAACCAAATTCTTCAGTATGGAAAAGATATTCTATTTCTTCTTTAGGGGATTTAGAAATTGTAGAAGTTTATAAATATGATGTGCAGGATCTTTTGGGCTTGGATCCTTCTTCTCTTACTGAACCAATGATCCAAAATAATAGACTGATTGTTTCTATTCAGGATGATCAACCTTATAAATTGATATTCGATCTTCCTTTTGAAGGATATTCAGATGATTCTCAAGTGGATTGGGTGAGAGGAATTGCAGATGCACTTGCGTTTTCAGTACGTAATATTGCAAGACAGGATCGAGAGAAACTTGCGATCATAGGGGAACTTTCTGCAGAGATTGTTCATGATTTAGGACATCCAATTGCGATGATCCGTCAAAATCTGAAAAATATAGGATCTCAAAAAGGTAAATCTAAAACTAACCTTCTTTTTCAGGCGGAGAAGGAAGTTGACGCACTTACAAATCTTACCCTAGATATATTAGATTTTTCTAAAAATAGGATCATCCTGGATCTGCAAAATGTGGATATAAAAAAATACTTTAAGGAAATTTTTGAGGACCTGGGAACCTTCTTTCAATCAACTAAGATGAAACTTGTCTCTAAGATAAATGCGAAGGGAAGTATTCGTTTGGACCCGCTTCGTATTCGCAGGTTGATCTTTAATCTGGCAAAAAATGCTGCAGAAGCCACTGATGAAAGAGGTACCTTTTCTATCTGGATCGAAAAAGAGGAGAATGTTGTTTATTTGATCTTCGAAGACAATGGAGAAGGTTTTAGCAAGGATATGGAAAAATATATTTTTGATTCAGGGTTCGGAAGTAAAAAGCCTTATGGAACTGGACTTGGACTTTCTATCATTCGTAAAATTGTATCTGCTCATGGTGGTGAGATTCTAGTTTCTTCTGAAGAAGGGAAGGGCACGAGGTTTACGATACTTCTTCGTTCTTAA
- a CDS encoding response regulator: protein MSVRTCPKIFLIDDHPIVRSGLESEIKASGDYEYCGSASSIREGTKMMGFARPDLLICDVSLQDENGIKELDSIRRKFPDMKIVFLTMHRDWSYLQDAISAGADGYILKSDPMESIMASIKKVLNRGKVFPGEIANFSYDEKHIREVAEIVKKLTKRESQILNFLSKGKLNREIAEELKLSVRTVEAHRASIFKKLEVDNMVELTRILVQLKSLDPN, encoded by the coding sequence ATGTCCGTCCGAACCTGTCCTAAAATATTTTTAATAGACGATCATCCTATCGTTCGCTCCGGATTGGAATCTGAGATCAAAGCTTCTGGAGATTACGAATATTGTGGTTCAGCCTCCTCAATAAGAGAAGGCACCAAGATGATGGGTTTCGCGAGGCCAGACCTACTGATCTGTGATGTTTCCCTCCAGGATGAGAATGGTATTAAAGAATTAGATTCTATCCGTAGAAAATTCCCGGATATGAAGATCGTATTTTTAACAATGCATAGAGATTGGTCTTATCTACAAGATGCAATCTCGGCTGGTGCAGATGGTTATATTCTAAAAAGTGATCCTATGGAATCCATTATGGCTTCCATTAAAAAAGTATTAAATAGAGGCAAAGTATTCCCTGGGGAGATCGCAAACTTCAGCTATGACGAAAAACATATTAGAGAAGTTGCTGAGATCGTAAAAAAGCTTACCAAAAGAGAAAGCCAGATCCTGAACTTTTTATCCAAAGGAAAACTAAATAGAGAGATCGCAGAAGAATTAAAACTGAGCGTCAGGACTGTAGAGGCCCACAGAGCATCCATATTCAAAAAGTTAGAAGTGGATAATATGGTAGAATTAACCAGAATTTTAGTCCAACTCAAATCCTTAGATCCAAATTAA
- a CDS encoding acyltransferase family protein, with product MAEQSSPAKQSRLDYLDNLRSFALLLGLAFHVAIVYAAIIIYPLRNDDRSIAFDVFGEWVHLFRMPMFFVLSGYFTERIYLSKTLKEFLKLRALRIILPLIPGIILFAPMQYYVNALQEGYQGNYFKFLWEEFLLKNPAPSHLWFILYLALYTFLYLGVRPVASRIGTFILPSSRYGEEGSTTRSSVKWETLLIAGIWCTIWTCCINYFFLKDEKYLNIEPVQFIYDFSFFLFGSFLIGKENTILKGKIDRFEIILLGFLSFLFFGLFYWVSTIDPYWSYFGYTGFGMRILHIFLKCLGGWIWIAFFIRLFQVFFNKTSKLSSYLRESSLPVYLIHHPISLGVGFLVVSTGLSIWIKFSLHIFLVYAVTFLVYHYIIRDSNFWLTVLGNKGISFKRNK from the coding sequence TTGGCCGAACAAAGCTCTCCAGCCAAACAAAGCAGGCTGGATTATTTAGACAATCTCAGATCTTTTGCGCTATTATTAGGACTCGCATTTCATGTTGCGATCGTATATGCTGCAATCATTATATATCCATTAAGAAATGACGATAGATCCATTGCTTTCGATGTTTTCGGAGAATGGGTGCATCTTTTCAGAATGCCAATGTTCTTTGTTCTTTCAGGTTATTTTACTGAAAGGATCTATCTTTCCAAAACATTAAAAGAATTTTTGAAACTAAGAGCATTAAGGATCATCCTTCCTTTGATACCAGGGATCATATTATTTGCCCCAATGCAATATTATGTAAACGCATTACAAGAAGGTTATCAAGGAAACTATTTCAAGTTTTTATGGGAAGAATTCTTACTTAAGAATCCCGCTCCTTCTCATCTTTGGTTCATTCTATATTTAGCATTATATACATTTTTATATTTGGGAGTTCGTCCAGTAGCCTCAAGGATCGGAACATTCATACTTCCTTCTTCCAGATACGGAGAAGAAGGATCTACAACAAGATCCAGCGTAAAATGGGAAACATTACTCATCGCAGGGATCTGGTGTACAATTTGGACCTGTTGCATTAATTACTTTTTCCTAAAGGACGAAAAATACCTGAACATAGAACCAGTCCAGTTCATATATGATTTTAGTTTTTTCCTATTCGGAAGTTTTTTGATCGGAAAAGAAAATACGATCTTAAAAGGAAAAATAGATCGTTTTGAGATCATTCTTCTCGGATTTTTATCTTTTTTATTTTTCGGATTATTTTATTGGGTCAGCACAATAGACCCATACTGGTCTTATTTCGGATACACTGGATTCGGGATGAGAATACTTCATATTTTTCTAAAATGTTTGGGCGGATGGATCTGGATCGCATTTTTTATCCGACTTTTCCAAGTTTTCTTTAATAAAACGAGCAAACTCAGTTCTTATTTAAGAGAGTCTAGTTTGCCAGTGTATTTGATCCATCATCCAATTTCTCTCGGGGTTGGATTTTTAGTGGTGAGCACAGGTCTTTCTATCTGGATCAAATTTTCACTCCATATCTTCTTGGTATACGCTGTAACTTTTTTAGTGTATCATTATATTATTCGGGATTCCAATTTCTGGCTAACTGTGCTTGGAAATAAGGGAATCAGTTTCAAACGAAATAAGTAA
- a CDS encoding Crp/Fnr family transcriptional regulator: MKISEDMVNKHGLRFKESDVIFDENEPADQMYLILTGKVGIHKKVKEAFKLLIELKEGDMFGEMALVDRKPRSARAIAKTDVLLFAITESVFYNLVQTNPSFSLKMVKMLSSRLRETNQTIASLLKGDRKNIVTSALITFAQTRGEQEDGQYKVHLAAFVKWAILRVGLEHTDLVSAINLLVKDKMVEQPKNDPSHILIRDTFFKYTLDQ, translated from the coding sequence ATGAAGATCTCTGAAGATATGGTAAACAAACACGGTCTCCGCTTTAAGGAATCCGATGTTATTTTTGATGAGAACGAACCTGCTGATCAAATGTATCTAATCCTCACCGGAAAAGTTGGGATACATAAAAAAGTAAAAGAAGCATTCAAACTTCTAATAGAACTGAAAGAAGGGGATATGTTCGGTGAGATGGCGCTGGTGGATCGCAAACCCAGAAGTGCAAGAGCCATTGCAAAAACCGACGTATTATTATTTGCGATCACCGAGAGCGTGTTCTATAACCTAGTCCAGACCAACCCTTCTTTCTCTTTAAAGATGGTAAAAATGCTTTCTTCTAGACTAAGAGAGACAAACCAAACTATAGCTAGTCTTTTAAAAGGAGACAGAAAGAATATTGTAACTTCTGCACTCATCACTTTCGCACAGACGAGAGGAGAACAAGAAGACGGACAATACAAAGTTCATTTGGCCGCGTTTGTGAAATGGGCCATCTTAAGAGTTGGATTAGAACATACGGATCTAGTATCCGCGATCAATCTTTTGGTAAAAGATAAGATGGTCGAACAACCTAAAAACGATCCCAGCCATATATTGATACGGGACACGTTTTTTAAATATACATTGGACCAGTAA
- a CDS encoding SMP-30/gluconolactonase/LRE family protein, protein MYDIGDWLGAAINYSGEKAGTSEFYVDCPTFVSSVSFVFPKEGIVNTKKILLLSAAFIIIFIIGFALKPSPIKPIAYQPPIDTGLIGGFQENKALESAELIALGKIHGPEDIEPDDEGNIYSASEDGKVYLISKDGEMKAHAFTGGRPLGMKLLGDGSIIVADAIKGLLKISKDGKVEVLSTESEGVPFKFTDDLDVAKDGTIYFSDASDKYGSAEYLYDLMESVPHGRLLKYDPHTKKTTTLMKDLFFPNGVALAKNEDFLVLNETYKYRIHRYWIKGPKAGTSEIWAENLPGFPDNISSDRKGHFYLALFTVRNNMVDKILHPRPWTKAIVAKLPKFLWPKPQPYGFAVILDENGIVEASFQEPKGKHLKEITSVKRKGEYIYLGSLHNDRIGKFKLPPELIKE, encoded by the coding sequence ATGTACGATATCGGCGATTGGTTGGGAGCCGCAATCAATTATTCTGGTGAGAAGGCGGGAACCTCAGAATTTTACGTTGACTGCCCGACCTTCGTAAGTAGCGTCTCATTCGTTTTCCCTAAGGAGGGAATCGTGAACACGAAAAAAATCCTCCTGCTCTCTGCAGCGTTTATTATCATTTTTATAATAGGTTTTGCACTCAAACCTTCTCCTATTAAACCTATCGCCTATCAACCTCCTATCGATACCGGTTTGATCGGCGGTTTCCAAGAAAACAAAGCTTTGGAGTCCGCAGAACTAATCGCACTTGGAAAGATACATGGCCCAGAAGATATCGAACCGGATGACGAAGGTAATATCTATTCTGCTAGTGAAGATGGCAAAGTGTATCTCATTTCTAAAGACGGAGAAATGAAAGCACACGCATTCACAGGAGGGCGACCTCTTGGAATGAAACTATTAGGAGACGGCTCCATCATAGTTGCGGATGCGATCAAAGGCTTATTAAAGATCAGTAAAGATGGAAAAGTAGAAGTTCTTAGCACGGAATCTGAAGGTGTTCCTTTTAAATTCACTGACGACCTGGATGTTGCTAAAGATGGAACTATCTATTTTTCAGATGCGAGTGATAAATATGGCTCTGCAGAATATCTGTATGATCTAATGGAGTCGGTTCCTCATGGTCGTTTATTAAAATACGATCCTCATACAAAAAAGACCACTACTCTTATGAAAGATCTTTTCTTCCCGAATGGAGTGGCTCTTGCTAAGAACGAAGATTTTCTAGTATTAAATGAAACATATAAATATAGGATCCATAGATATTGGATCAAAGGGCCTAAGGCCGGAACAAGCGAGATCTGGGCGGAGAATCTTCCTGGATTTCCTGATAATATTTCCTCAGATCGTAAAGGTCATTTCTATCTAGCGTTATTCACTGTTCGAAATAATATGGTGGATAAGATCTTACATCCTCGTCCTTGGACAAAAGCAATCGTAGCAAAATTACCTAAATTCCTTTGGCCTAAACCTCAACCTTACGGTTTCGCAGTCATTCTGGATGAAAACGGAATAGTAGAAGCAAGTTTCCAGGAGCCAAAAGGAAAACACCTAAAAGAGATTACTTCCGTAAAAAGAAAAGGGGAGTATATCTATTTAGGAAGTCTTCATAACGACAGGATCGGAAAGTTCAAACTTCCTCCTGAATTAATAAAAGAATAA
- a CDS encoding acyl-CoA dehydrogenase family protein, giving the protein MDLSIPKELDEIRAKAKAFVDEIAIPAEDHYDYDHGRMPDPIVQKLREEAKKRGLWTAHLPKSEGGLGLDLVGTALVFSELGRSPIAPYLCNCDAPDEGNMHLLHLAANEEQKKKFYHPLVEGKIRSGFAMTEPPPGAGSDPTALATNAEKDGDHYILNGHKWYCTGANGASFLIVMSKVNDSFRRTSMFLVPTDAPGYTMVQEIGVLGSHGPGGHCELKFENVKVHESQVLGKIGEGFRLSQERLGPARLTHCMRWIGLARRSMEIAREYAIKRELFGGKLSDHQGIQWMFAESSLEIESGFLLTLKAADILRKGGDARQAVSLAKWQVSETLNKCIDRAIQICGSHGFSRYLKLELFYRDARAARIADGPTETHKMVIGRNLISGKESF; this is encoded by the coding sequence ATGGATTTATCCATACCGAAAGAGTTAGACGAAATTAGGGCAAAAGCAAAGGCATTCGTGGATGAGATCGCCATCCCTGCAGAAGATCATTACGATTATGATCACGGTAGAATGCCGGATCCAATCGTTCAAAAATTAAGAGAAGAAGCCAAAAAAAGAGGATTATGGACAGCTCACCTTCCCAAGTCAGAAGGTGGTCTAGGTCTGGATCTAGTTGGCACAGCACTCGTATTTAGTGAGCTGGGACGTTCGCCTATCGCTCCATATCTTTGTAATTGTGATGCTCCAGACGAAGGAAATATGCATCTTCTTCATTTAGCTGCGAACGAAGAGCAAAAGAAGAAGTTCTATCATCCCCTAGTGGAAGGAAAGATCCGCTCTGGGTTTGCAATGACTGAACCTCCTCCAGGCGCTGGTTCGGATCCCACTGCTCTTGCGACTAACGCGGAGAAGGATGGAGATCATTATATTCTGAATGGTCATAAATGGTACTGCACTGGTGCAAACGGGGCTTCTTTCTTGATAGTAATGTCCAAGGTAAATGATAGTTTCAGAAGAACTTCTATGTTCCTTGTGCCAACGGATGCTCCTGGATATACAATGGTGCAGGAAATCGGAGTGTTAGGTTCACATGGTCCAGGTGGACATTGTGAGTTAAAATTCGAAAATGTAAAAGTGCATGAGTCACAAGTTCTTGGAAAAATTGGAGAAGGTTTTAGGCTTTCCCAAGAAAGATTAGGGCCCGCAAGGCTTACACATTGTATGAGATGGATCGGACTTGCCAGAAGATCCATGGAGATCGCAAGAGAATACGCTATTAAAAGAGAATTATTCGGCGGGAAATTATCAGATCACCAAGGTATCCAATGGATGTTTGCAGAATCTTCATTGGAGATAGAATCAGGTTTTTTACTTACATTAAAGGCTGCAGACATTCTACGTAAAGGTGGAGACGCGAGACAAGCTGTTTCTTTAGCTAAATGGCAAGTCAGTGAAACATTGAACAAATGTATAGACAGAGCTATTCAGATTTGTGGGTCTCACGGTTTCAGCCGTTACCTTAAATTAGAATTATTTTATAGAGATGCGAGAGCCGCAAGGATCGCAGACGGTCCTACCGAAACCCATAAGATGGTAATAGGCAGGAATTTAATATCCGGAAAGGAGAGCTTCTAA
- a CDS encoding phosphotransferase family protein, whose translation MKDSELKEKLESYLGKRLQGTVEIANMVSLSGGACQENFSADIKVNGGPESGQYQTVYRTDKGAALLASLSRIDEFKVCRMAFEAGVKTPEPFWLESDNSVTGNPFYFMRRIQGKATGRFVVKDPSLNKVRKQITQELAENLASIHSVTPEKCKDEKLKEVLNLGQHVSGKTVAQGSVQALRSQLESMDGAYPAMEIILNWLEKNAPESDSVVLIHGDFRTGNFMVNSEGLQGIVDWEFAHWGDRHEDLTWLCMRDWRFGKLNKEAGGFADRSEFYEIYEKASGVKLDPIKIRYWEVMGNLRWAIGCIGQAERHLSGKDKGIELASIGRRACEMEYEAMRLIEESIK comes from the coding sequence GTGAAAGATTCCGAATTGAAGGAAAAGCTGGAATCATATTTAGGAAAAAGGCTCCAAGGAACAGTAGAAATCGCTAATATGGTTTCTCTTTCGGGAGGAGCCTGCCAGGAAAATTTTTCCGCTGATATCAAAGTGAACGGCGGCCCTGAATCCGGCCAATACCAAACTGTATATCGAACAGATAAAGGAGCAGCCTTACTCGCTTCTTTATCTAGAATAGATGAGTTTAAAGTTTGTAGAATGGCCTTTGAAGCAGGAGTTAAAACTCCTGAACCATTTTGGTTGGAGTCTGATAACTCTGTTACTGGTAATCCATTCTACTTTATGAGAAGGATCCAAGGTAAGGCTACCGGAAGATTCGTAGTAAAAGATCCAAGTTTAAATAAGGTTCGCAAACAGATCACCCAAGAACTTGCAGAAAATCTTGCAAGTATCCATTCAGTGACACCTGAAAAATGTAAGGATGAAAAACTAAAAGAAGTTTTGAATCTTGGACAACATGTGAGCGGCAAAACAGTGGCCCAAGGTTCTGTCCAAGCTTTACGTTCTCAATTGGAATCTATGGACGGAGCTTATCCTGCCATGGAAATCATTTTGAATTGGTTAGAGAAGAATGCTCCTGAAAGTGATTCCGTTGTACTTATCCATGGAGATTTCAGAACAGGAAACTTCATGGTAAATTCGGAAGGTCTGCAAGGAATTGTGGATTGGGAATTTGCTCATTGGGGAGATCGTCACGAAGATCTGACTTGGTTATGCATGAGAGATTGGAGATTCGGAAAGCTGAATAAAGAAGCAGGTGGATTTGCAGATCGTTCTGAGTTCTACGAAATTTACGAAAAAGCCTCCGGTGTAAAATTAGATCCTATTAAGATCAGATATTGGGAAGTGATGGGAAATCTTCGTTGGGCAATCGGTTGTATCGGCCAAGCAGAACGCCATCTTTCCGGAAAGGATAAAGGAATAGAGCTCGCATCTATAGGAAGAAGGGCCTGTGAGATGGAATACGAGGCCATGAGACTCATAGAAGAGTCCATAAAATAA
- a CDS encoding DUF6285 domain-containing protein produces MQDKPSATELLEAIQDFLMKEVLPEFRDKDLLAYKTLVSWNMLGVISREIRSGEESLDKELTRLSSLLKKKTEFPKTWNEKKNLTSFWNEELRDIIRKEKKSLEDTEYWKHIKESVIEKVEIVNPRFTTES; encoded by the coding sequence ATGCAGGATAAACCAAGCGCCACGGAATTATTGGAAGCGATCCAGGATTTTCTAATGAAGGAAGTCCTACCTGAGTTTAGAGATAAGGATCTTCTGGCATATAAAACGTTAGTAAGTTGGAATATGCTCGGAGTGATCTCTAGGGAAATACGATCGGGCGAAGAATCTTTAGACAAAGAGCTTACGAGACTTTCTTCTTTACTCAAAAAGAAAACTGAGTTTCCTAAAACTTGGAATGAAAAGAAGAACCTAACTTCTTTTTGGAATGAAGAACTGAGGGATATTATCCGAAAGGAAAAAAAATCTTTGGAAGATACGGAATACTGGAAACATATAAAAGAATCCGTTATCGAAAAGGTAGAGATCGTAAATCCTAGATTCACTACGGAATCCTAA
- a CDS encoding histidine phosphatase family protein yields the protein MSVIYLVRHGQANSTGEDYDLLTDRGKEQAFALGKYMASNGDFPDKIISGTMRRHKETAEFFMKGINSVKSDLKVGSDFHSFDANWNEFPSELWKKYAEYLSGTRSEFQRSLLQFSKVRLKGGVRSAALFFKLTEEILSVWRKGDFTPPGIETFANFQSRVDLACETYFQPSNSERTFIFTSGTPISLTLKKMLRQDEDVFTWMPWIWNSSVSMFRWVRGRHIPVSLNFLPHIPAKSDRTLY from the coding sequence ATGTCCGTAATATATCTGGTTCGCCACGGACAGGCGAACTCCACTGGAGAAGATTACGATCTATTGACTGATAGAGGAAAGGAACAAGCCTTTGCCCTTGGAAAATATATGGCTTCTAATGGAGATTTTCCGGATAAAATTATCTCCGGGACAATGAGAAGGCATAAAGAAACTGCAGAATTTTTTATGAAAGGGATCAATTCTGTGAAATCAGATCTAAAAGTTGGATCTGATTTTCATTCATTTGATGCAAACTGGAATGAATTTCCCTCTGAGTTATGGAAGAAATATGCAGAATATCTTTCAGGAACAAGATCCGAATTCCAAAGATCCTTATTACAATTTTCTAAAGTCAGATTAAAAGGTGGAGTTCGATCTGCTGCCTTATTTTTTAAACTTACTGAGGAGATCCTATCTGTTTGGAGAAAAGGAGATTTCACTCCACCCGGGATAGAAACTTTTGCAAATTTTCAATCCAGAGTAGATCTTGCCTGTGAAACTTACTTTCAGCCTTCTAATTCGGAAAGGACCTTTATTTTTACTTCAGGCACGCCTATTTCCTTAACTCTGAAAAAGATGCTTAGACAAGACGAAGATGTTTTTACTTGGATGCCTTGGATCTGGAATAGTTCCGTAAGTATGTTCCGTTGGGTAAGAGGAAGACATATACCGGTGAGTTTAAACTTTCTTCCACATATTCCGGCTAAGAGTGATAGGACGTTATACTAA